The Budorcas taxicolor isolate Tak-1 chromosome 2, Takin1.1, whole genome shotgun sequence genome window below encodes:
- the CLK1 gene encoding dual specificity protein kinase CLK1 — MRHSKRSYCPDWDEKDWDYGKWKSSSGSHKRKKRSHSSARENKRCRYNYSKTSDSYYLESRSLNEKDYHSRRYIDEYRNDYSQGCEPGHRHRDYESRYQNHSSKSSGRSGRSSYKSKHRIHDSTSYHRSHGKSHRRKRTRSVEDDEEGHLICQSGDVLSARYEIVDTLGEGAFGKVVECIDHKAGGRHVAVKIVKNVDRYCEAARSEIQVLEHLNTTDPSSTFRCVQMLEWFEHHGHVCIVFELLGLSTYDFIKENGFLPFRLDHIRRMAYQICKSVNFLHSNKLTHTDLKPENILFVQSDYTEAYNPKMKRDERTLINPDIKVVDFGSATYDDEHHSTLVSTRHYRAPEVILALGWSQPCDVWSIGCILIEYYLGFTVFPTHDSKEHLAMMERILGPLPKHMIQKTRKRKYFHHDRLDWDEHSSAGRYVSRRCKPLKEFMLSQDAEHELLFDLIQKMLEYEPAKRITLKEALKHPFFYPLKKAT; from the exons ATGAGACACTCAAAAAGAAGTTACTGTCCTGATTGGGATGAAAAAGATTGGGATTATGGAAAATGGAAGAGCAGCAGCGGCAGtcataaaagaaagaagagatcgCATAGCAGTGCACGGGAGAACAAGCGCTGCAGATACAATTACTCTAAAACATCTGATAG CTATTACCTGGAAAGCAGATCCTTAAATGAGAAAGATTATCATAGTCGTCGCTACATTGATGAATACAGAAATGACTACAGTCAAGGATGTGAACCTGGACATCGACATAGAGATTATGAAAGCAGATATCAGAATCATAGTAGCAAGTCCTCTGGTAGAAGTGGAAGAAGTAGTTATAAAAGCAAACACAGAATTCACGACAGCACTTCATATCATCGTTCACATGGG AAGAGTCACCGAAGGAAAAGAACCAGGAGTGTAGAGGATGATGAGGAGGGTCACCTGATCTGTCAGAGTGGAGACGTACTAAGTGCAAGAT aTGAAATTGTTGATACTTTAGGTGAAGGAGCTTTTGGAAAAGTTGTGGAGTGCATTGATCATAAAGC GGGAGGTAGACATGTAGcagtaaaaatagttaaaaatgtgGATAGATATTGTGAAGCAGCTCGCTCAGAAATACAAGTTCTGGAACACTTAAATACAACAGACCCTAGCAGTACATT CCGCTGTGTCCAGATGTTGGAGTGGTTTGAGCATCATGGTCATGTCTGCATTGTGTTTGAACTATTGGGACTTAGTACTTATGACTTTATTAAGGAAAATGGTTTTCTGCCCTTTCGACTGGATCATATCAGGAGAATGGCATACCAGATATGCAAGTCTGTGAACT ttttgcaCAGTAATAAGTTGACTCACACAGACTTAAAGCCTGAAAACATCTTATTTGTACAGTCTGACTACACAGAGGCATATAATCCCAAAATG AAACGTGATGAACGTACTTTAATAAATCCAGATATTAAAGTTGTAGACTTCGGAAGTGCAACATATGATGATGAACATCACAGTACATTGGTGTCTACAAGACATTATAGGGCACCTGAAGTTATATTAG CTTTAGGATGGTCCCAGCCATGTGATGTCTGGAGTATAGGATGTATTCTTATTGAATATTACCTTGGGTTTACAGTATTTCCA aCGCATGATAGTAAGGAACATTTGGCAATGATGGAAAGGATTCTTGGGCCTTTACCAAAACATATGATACAAAAAACCAG GAAACGTAAATATTTCCATCATGATCGATTAGACTGGGATGAACATAGTTCTGCTGGCAGATACGTTTCAAGGCGTTGTAAACCTCTGAAG gaaTTTATGCTTTCCCAAGATGCTGAACATGAGCTTCTGTTTGACCTTATTCAGAAAATGTTGGAGTATGAACCAGCTAAAAGGATCACTCTTAAAGAAGCCTTAAAGCATCCCTTCTTTTACCCCCTTAAAAAAGCTACATAA